The following proteins are co-located in the Fusobacteria bacterium ZRK30 genome:
- the brnQ gene encoding branched-chain amino acid transport system II carrier protein: MKNKDVFIFGLAIFAMFFGAGNLIFPPEIGMVSGKEWLKATIGFFATGICLPVCGLLAFSQVGDIDNFAVKVSDKFNTVYFMLLIIAIGPMLGIPRTGATVYEMGIVPNFGNINSLVVSSIYFSIVLMLVIKPTKLINTIGKYLTPIILGILAIIIVKGILFKIGTPGEKMIEQSAFSYGFLGGYQTMDAISSVLLGIIVIKGLKESGYTDIKVQKSMIMKSGLIAGLGMALVYGGLLYLGSMVNGSGLTLNRTGLTMYLAVATLGKFGKVALGVCVTVACLTTSIALVAITSDFFSNRLKISYKITAIVICVLSAILAATGVGFIVKIAIPILTLLYPVTIVLISLNIFKVKENLVFKIGAYTTLFCSVFELINKYEILPAIGGYFELIPLSSFGFGWVIPAILAIMSTKLAIDIFPKLGVETEKKAH; the protein is encoded by the coding sequence ATGAAAAATAAAGATGTGTTTATATTTGGTTTGGCGATATTTGCCATGTTTTTTGGTGCGGGAAATTTAATTTTTCCACCAGAAATAGGGATGGTATCTGGAAAAGAGTGGTTAAAAGCTACTATAGGTTTTTTTGCAACGGGGATATGTCTGCCTGTCTGTGGTCTGTTGGCTTTTAGTCAGGTTGGGGATATAGATAATTTTGCAGTAAAGGTATCGGATAAATTTAATACGGTGTATTTTATGCTTTTGATTATAGCGATAGGTCCAATGTTAGGGATTCCAAGGACTGGGGCTACAGTATATGAGATGGGGATAGTGCCGAATTTCGGGAATATAAATTCACTGGTAGTCTCTTCTATATATTTTTCCATTGTACTTATGTTGGTTATAAAGCCCACTAAATTAATAAATACAATAGGGAAATATCTTACACCTATAATTCTTGGTATATTGGCAATTATAATAGTAAAGGGAATTTTATTTAAAATAGGAACGCCAGGGGAAAAAATGATAGAGCAAAGTGCATTTTCTTATGGTTTTTTAGGCGGGTATCAGACTATGGATGCTATTAGTTCTGTTCTTTTGGGAATAATAGTTATAAAAGGACTTAAGGAAAGCGGGTATACAGATATAAAGGTTCAAAAGTCTATGATTATGAAATCAGGATTGATAGCAGGATTAGGGATGGCTTTGGTTTATGGAGGACTGTTATATCTAGGGTCTATGGTAAATGGAAGCGGATTAACATTAAACAGAACAGGGCTGACTATGTATCTTGCTGTGGCTACTCTGGGAAAATTTGGAAAGGTTGCCCTGGGAGTATGTGTAACGGTGGCATGTTTGACAACTTCTATAGCCTTAGTTGCTATAACTTCTGATTTTTTTTCCAATCGGTTAAAAATATCTTATAAGATAACAGCCATAGTGATTTGTGTGTTGTCAGCGATATTGGCGGCTACAGGGGTTGGATTCATAGTGAAAATTGCGATTCCTATCCTAACTTTACTCTATCCTGTAACCATAGTACTCATATCTTTAAATATCTTTAAAGTTAAGGAAAATTTGGTTTTTAAAATAGGTGCCTATACAACATTATTTTGCAGTGTATTTGAGTTGATCAACAAATATGAGATTCTGCCTGCAATTGGAGGTTATTTTGAACTTATACCTCTTAGTTCATTTGGTTTTGGTTGGGTGATACCGGCGATACTGGCAATTATGTCGACAAAATTAGCCATAGATATATTTCCTAAATTGGGAGTTGAAACAGAAAAAAAAGCACATTAA
- a CDS encoding DMT family transporter: protein MEHKGYGLAFLAGVTWGTLGIISYYLGETGVGPFEIAFLRLLFAFLSMFIFYLITDRKKLKVKREEVKHSLLIGIITQGTMSLAIYKCISLTSTTVGVMMVCLGPLFTAILSRIFFKEKITLFKGLALTLAFYGAFLVVTGGDASTLQANVIGLLIGLVSALAYGFFPILTKRIPEKCNLTGILMYSFLVGAVYVFSMVDIKILLEALSLKMVIISVILGLIPTVLSCTFYSLALRYTTPTKAGIMSLVELPTAAIIGHFFLGEYLFVVNIIGIVVLLLGTVVSKIELPKKKNILVTGNLN, encoded by the coding sequence GTGGAACATAAGGGGTACGGACTTGCATTTTTAGCAGGAGTTACATGGGGGACTCTAGGAATCATCTCATATTATTTAGGGGAAACAGGAGTTGGACCATTTGAAATAGCTTTTCTGAGGTTATTATTTGCTTTTTTATCGATGTTTATTTTTTATTTGATTACAGATAGAAAAAAGTTAAAAGTAAAGAGAGAAGAGGTAAAACATTCTCTATTAATCGGTATAATAACACAGGGAACCATGAGTTTAGCAATCTATAAATGTATATCTCTTACATCTACCACAGTAGGAGTAATGATGGTATGCTTAGGGCCGCTTTTTACAGCAATATTGTCGAGAATATTCTTCAAAGAGAAGATCACTCTCTTTAAAGGTTTAGCCCTGACACTGGCATTTTATGGGGCATTTCTTGTGGTAACCGGGGGAGATGCATCTACTTTACAAGCTAATGTAATTGGACTTTTGATAGGTTTAGTATCAGCACTGGCATATGGTTTTTTTCCGATATTGACTAAGAGAATACCTGAGAAATGTAATTTAACAGGGATACTTATGTACAGTTTTTTAGTAGGAGCTGTATATGTATTTTCCATGGTGGATATCAAAATATTATTAGAAGCACTTAGCTTGAAAATGGTCATAATATCTGTGATATTAGGGTTGATTCCGACGGTTTTATCTTGTACTTTTTATTCTTTGGCACTTAGATATACTACTCCTACAAAGGCAGGAATAATGAGTCTGGTGGAACTTCCAACAGCTGCTATTATAGGGCACTTTTTCTTGGGTGAGTACTTATTTGTTGTGAATATAATAGGAATTGTCGTATTACTGTTAGGAACAGTAGTATCAAAGATAGAACTGCCTAAGAAAAAAAATATACTTGTAACAGGAAATTTGAATTAA
- a CDS encoding response regulator, which yields MIDVVIIEDDPMVSMITEKIINTEKEFNVSKTFFKGEGVVDYIIENNIELIILDMYLPDTEGLNILEELRKREVGENKYINTIFVTASNDKDHIEKAFQLGIVDYLIKPFEFERLQEALARYLSKKMLSSSKKKILTQNELDKLYHGRNSEINTLENGLPKGISEKTLEKVMNAVISDPMKEWSSKEIADLLESSAVTVKKYLDYLTEIGKIKSDISYGSVGRPEVKYKIKI from the coding sequence ATGATAGACGTAGTTATTATAGAAGACGATCCCATGGTAAGTATGATAACAGAGAAGATAATCAATACTGAAAAAGAGTTTAATGTCTCTAAAACTTTCTTTAAAGGAGAAGGGGTAGTAGATTATATAATAGAAAACAATATAGAATTAATCATTTTAGATATGTATTTGCCTGACACTGAAGGTTTGAATATCTTAGAGGAGTTGAGAAAAAGAGAAGTCGGGGAAAATAAATATATAAACACCATATTTGTTACAGCTTCTAACGACAAGGATCATATAGAAAAAGCATTTCAGTTAGGAATAGTTGATTATCTTATAAAACCATTTGAATTCGAAAGGTTACAGGAAGCCTTAGCTAGATATCTTTCCAAAAAAATGCTTTCTTCTTCTAAAAAGAAAATTTTAACACAAAATGAGTTAGATAAACTTTATCATGGAAGAAACAGCGAGATAAACACTTTAGAAAATGGACTCCCTAAAGGAATAAGTGAAAAAACTTTAGAGAAAGTTATGAATGCTGTTATCTCAGATCCCATGAAAGAATGGTCCTCTAAAGAGATAGCTGATCTTTTAGAAAGCAGTGCTGTCACTGTGAAAAAATATCTAGATTATTTAACTGAAATAGGAAAGATAAAAAGCGATATTTCTTACGGAAGTGTAGGACGTCCCGAAGTAAAATACAAGATCAAAATATAA
- a CDS encoding GHKL domain-containing protein produces the protein MKLEKKMTIYMLILVLLAMFLMQFIFFRNSYKLLDSNKKRVLNSYAYVLSKDPIIIKNLSKQNQDTLNIYIASIWPKLINLNYVIIMDLKGEVFSYKNKDNTPLPEENYKNMLKKIIDKPTQYYNLDPANNFLQEFVPITYRNKLIGMLGVQEYHHKNEDLKNIFFIEVLVAILIVIVMSILFAVFLAKNIKKQIFGYEPIEFAHIYAERQILFDHLSDKIVTINNSGKLTKANKVAKERLQPSDEIILRDLYNEIISKNITFDNREIILTNRKVFITAINIIQENNDSEVLFIIKQGQKIKKLAREITGVTQIINSMRANVHEFKNKIHVISGLLRLEEYQELKKYISIIKNELDNENKEIEGIHDPIISALLLTKISLAKERKITLTIDEMSNLMKTHGNIESDNLIVIIGNLIENATESFDLKEIDNKEIILQVLEDSKQILIQVSDNSGLIGDLDIDKIFEIGYSSKGQGRGSGLALIKNLVKLYNGNIEIINKENYKTFYIKLNK, from the coding sequence ATGAAATTAGAAAAAAAAATGACTATATATATGTTGATATTAGTACTTCTAGCTATGTTTCTTATGCAATTTATCTTTTTTAGAAATTCATATAAATTATTGGATTCAAATAAAAAACGTGTTCTAAACAGCTATGCTTATGTTCTCTCTAAAGATCCAATTATTATAAAAAACTTATCCAAACAAAATCAGGATACCCTCAATATATATATAGCATCTATCTGGCCAAAACTAATCAATTTAAACTATGTTATTATTATGGATCTAAAAGGAGAGGTTTTTTCCTATAAAAATAAAGATAATACTCCCCTTCCAGAAGAAAATTATAAGAATATGTTAAAAAAAATAATAGATAAACCGACTCAATATTATAATTTAGATCCTGCCAATAATTTCCTCCAGGAGTTTGTGCCAATAACCTATCGCAATAAATTAATTGGAATGTTAGGAGTTCAGGAATATCACCATAAAAATGAAGATTTAAAAAATATATTCTTTATAGAAGTCTTAGTTGCTATTCTCATTGTTATTGTTATGTCTATACTGTTCGCTGTCTTTTTAGCCAAAAACATAAAGAAACAAATTTTTGGATATGAACCTATTGAATTTGCACATATCTACGCTGAAAGACAAATCTTATTCGATCATCTCAGCGACAAGATCGTAACTATAAACAATAGTGGAAAACTAACTAAAGCCAATAAAGTTGCAAAAGAAAGATTACAGCCCTCTGATGAAATTATTTTGAGAGATTTATACAATGAAATTATCTCTAAAAATATTACTTTTGATAACCGGGAAATAATTTTAACTAATCGTAAAGTTTTTATTACTGCCATAAATATCATCCAGGAAAATAATGATTCTGAAGTTTTATTTATTATTAAACAAGGTCAAAAAATAAAAAAATTAGCCCGGGAGATTACAGGAGTTACCCAGATAATCAACTCCATGAGAGCCAATGTACATGAATTTAAAAATAAGATCCACGTAATATCCGGCTTACTGCGATTAGAAGAATACCAAGAGCTTAAAAAGTATATTTCAATTATAAAAAATGAATTAGACAATGAGAATAAAGAGATCGAAGGAATCCATGACCCTATTATTTCTGCACTCCTCCTCACTAAGATAAGTCTGGCCAAAGAAAGGAAGATCACCCTTACCATCGATGAAATGAGTAATCTCATGAAAACCCATGGTAATATAGAGTCAGATAATCTCATCGTTATAATTGGAAATCTCATTGAAAATGCCACTGAATCTTTTGATTTAAAAGAGATTGACAATAAAGAGATTATCCTTCAAGTTTTAGAGGACAGCAAACAAATACTCATCCAGGTCAGTGATAATAGTGGTCTGATAGGAGATTTAGATATCGATAAAATTTTTGAGATAGGTTACTCCTCTAAAGGACAAGGACGCGGTTCTGGACTGGCACTTATTAAAAATCTTGTAAAATTATATAATGGAAATATTGAAATCATTAACAAAGAAAATTATAAAACTTTTTATATAAAATTAAATAAATAG
- the tyrS gene encoding tyrosine--tRNA ligase encodes MDINVEVQRQLNILKRGVEELISEKELEKKLKKSLETNTPLIVKLGIDPTGSDLHIGHAVPLRKLKQFQDLGHRVKFLIGTFTARIGDPTGKSETRPMLSSEDITKNIQTYLDQLKLILDMEKTEVVYNGDWLEKLKLEDVLKLLSQFTVAQMIQRDDFSKRLAAGKPVSLVEFMYPILQGYDSVAIDADVELGATEQTFNLLRGRDLQRNAGTEPQICMMMPILEGLDGVEKMSKSLNNYIGITEAPNDMFGKVMSISDELMWNYYEVATDVPMEEIARLKAGVADGSIHPMDCKKRLGAEIVTIYHNEEEGKKAYDWFENVFSKRNMDVDLPEVKVDEDEVGAIDLLVKKLNFFKGTSDARRLITQGGFKVNDVAIKDVKAIIKIEAGMIVRAGKKKIVKIVK; translated from the coding sequence ATGGATATCAATGTAGAGGTTCAAAGACAGTTAAATATATTAAAAAGGGGAGTAGAGGAATTAATTTCTGAAAAGGAATTAGAAAAAAAGTTAAAGAAATCATTAGAGACTAACACTCCGTTAATCGTAAAATTAGGGATAGATCCAACTGGTTCAGACTTACATATAGGTCATGCAGTACCCCTTAGAAAGTTAAAGCAATTTCAAGATCTAGGACATAGAGTGAAGTTTTTAATAGGTACATTTACAGCTAGAATAGGAGATCCTACAGGAAAATCTGAAACTAGACCAATGTTGTCTTCTGAAGATATCACAAAGAATATCCAAACATATTTAGACCAGTTAAAGCTGATCTTAGATATGGAAAAAACAGAAGTTGTATATAACGGTGACTGGCTGGAGAAATTAAAATTAGAAGATGTACTAAAATTATTATCTCAATTTACAGTAGCACAAATGATTCAAAGAGATGATTTTTCTAAAAGATTAGCAGCAGGAAAACCTGTATCATTGGTAGAATTTATGTATCCGATCTTACAGGGGTATGACTCTGTAGCTATCGATGCAGATGTAGAATTAGGAGCAACTGAGCAGACATTTAACTTATTGAGAGGTAGAGATCTGCAAAGAAATGCAGGAACAGAACCACAAATATGTATGATGATGCCTATCTTAGAGGGACTAGACGGAGTAGAAAAGATGTCTAAATCATTAAATAACTATATTGGGATAACAGAGGCTCCCAACGATATGTTTGGAAAGGTAATGTCTATCTCAGATGAACTTATGTGGAACTACTATGAAGTAGCTACAGATGTTCCTATGGAAGAGATCGCAAGATTAAAAGCAGGAGTAGCCGATGGAAGTATCCATCCTATGGACTGTAAAAAGAGGTTAGGAGCAGAGATAGTAACTATCTACCATAATGAAGAAGAGGGAAAAAAGGCCTATGACTGGTTTGAAAATGTATTCTCTAAGAGAAATATGGATGTAGATTTACCAGAGGTAAAGGTAGATGAAGATGAAGTAGGAGCAATCGATCTATTGGTAAAAAAATTAAACTTCTTTAAGGGAACTTCAGATGCCAGAAGACTGATCACTCAAGGTGGATTTAAAGTAAATGATGTGGCAATTAAAGATGTAAAAGCAATTATAAAGATTGAAGCTGGAATGATAGTAAGAGCTGGAAAGAAGAAGATAGTTAAGATAGTTAAATAA
- a CDS encoding thioredoxin family protein, which produces MLEIFKKEILNQLKQGLNKIKNPIKIVTFIESGKPLCDEVVTMMMQLAALNNKIKFTEYDLVKNSDLAEKYGIDKVPGTTILAEDKPTGIKFYGIPSGHEINSLLFAVLESSGIVTPLDPKLVDAIKQINKKINIKVFVSLQCPHCPKAVMTAYKIALLNKNIDAEMIQTNLYSDLANKFGISSVPRIFFNDKDDLLGVQPIEMFVDKLKKLKV; this is translated from the coding sequence ATGTTAGAAATATTCAAAAAAGAAATTTTAAATCAATTGAAACAAGGTCTGAATAAAATAAAAAATCCAATTAAAATTGTTACCTTTATAGAAAGCGGAAAACCTCTATGTGATGAGGTAGTAACTATGATGATGCAGTTAGCCGCATTAAATAATAAGATAAAATTTACAGAATATGATCTTGTTAAAAATTCTGATCTAGCTGAAAAATATGGAATTGACAAAGTCCCGGGAACTACTATTCTGGCAGAAGATAAGCCTACCGGTATTAAATTTTATGGAATTCCCAGCGGACATGAAATCAACTCACTTCTATTTGCTGTACTGGAAAGTTCTGGAATAGTTACTCCATTAGATCCTAAATTAGTAGATGCCATTAAACAGATCAACAAAAAAATAAATATCAAGGTATTTGTAAGTTTACAATGTCCACATTGTCCCAAGGCAGTTATGACAGCTTACAAAATAGCTCTATTAAATAAAAATATTGATGCTGAGATGATACAGACCAACCTATACAGTGATCTTGCCAATAAATTTGGAATAAGTTCTGTTCCTAGGATCTTTTTTAATGACAAAGATGACCTGTTAGGTGTGCAGCCCATAGAGATGTTTGTGGATAAATTAAAAAAATTAAAAGTATAA
- a CDS encoding sensor histidine kinase yields the protein MRLEKKIYIYLVVLITVILLITHFIVFKNKVKIENLNERKNLGNIALTLSQDPFIIENLYEKNSENIQAYTNKIWSKLGDVDFITIADMNSRRYSHRDPQYIGKIFKGGDEKMVVEEGKSYFSMAKGTQGVSLRKFEPINYKGKQIGFISVGKLQVERDKWKNNFIFESVFLFLIILSFGALLSYFLAKSIKKEIFGYEPVEIGRFYAEKKVIFDNMHEGIVTINGKGEITKTNIAAQNMLTSKDDDIFKRLFETVIDTQSGFNDREIMVESGKLFVSAIKLNKTKKILDVIFILRDGGEVKRVAEEITGVAQIINSMRANVHEFKNKIHVVSGLLQLEEYEKAKDYILYLEYEVENEKHNVVGVKDPIIEALLLAKMSLAKESRINFKVDEKTKLDKNHDNIDTNDLVVIIGNLLENAREACEKSVEKNIQVSFFEDESKLRIEVTDSGRSIDTNEMEKIFNVGYSSKGEGRGSGLALIKNLVEVYKGSLNIKSRKNSKTFCVELSKEGKL from the coding sequence ATGAGGTTAGAAAAGAAAATATATATATATTTAGTGGTTTTGATAACGGTTATACTACTTATAACTCACTTTATTGTTTTTAAAAATAAAGTTAAAATAGAAAATTTAAATGAACGGAAAAACCTTGGAAATATAGCACTGACTCTCAGTCAGGACCCCTTTATAATAGAAAATTTATATGAAAAAAATTCTGAAAATATCCAGGCTTACACCAATAAAATATGGTCTAAATTAGGGGATGTAGATTTTATAACCATAGCTGATATGAACAGCAGGAGATATTCCCATAGAGATCCCCAATATATAGGTAAAATATTTAAGGGTGGAGATGAGAAGATGGTTGTGGAAGAGGGAAAATCCTATTTTTCAATGGCCAAGGGAACCCAGGGAGTATCCCTTAGAAAATTTGAGCCCATAAATTATAAGGGAAAGCAGATAGGATTTATAAGTGTAGGAAAACTACAGGTAGAGAGGGATAAGTGGAAAAATAATTTTATTTTTGAATCAGTATTTTTATTTTTGATAATCCTTTCATTTGGAGCTCTTTTATCATATTTTTTAGCCAAGAGTATAAAAAAAGAAATTTTTGGATATGAACCTGTGGAAATAGGAAGATTTTATGCAGAAAAAAAAGTTATATTTGATAATATGCATGAGGGGATAGTCACTATAAATGGTAAGGGAGAGATTACCAAAACCAATATAGCGGCTCAAAATATGCTGACTTCCAAGGACGATGATATATTTAAACGGTTATTTGAAACTGTGATAGATACCCAGTCGGGATTCAATGACAGAGAGATAATGGTAGAAAGCGGAAAATTATTTGTAAGTGCGATAAAATTAAATAAAACAAAAAAAATATTGGATGTTATCTTTATATTGAGAGATGGTGGAGAGGTAAAGAGGGTAGCTGAGGAGATAACGGGAGTTGCACAGATAATTAACTCTATGAGAGCCAATGTCCATGAATTTAAGAATAAGATCCATGTAGTTTCTGGACTTCTTCAGTTGGAGGAGTACGAGAAAGCTAAAGATTATATACTCTACTTAGAATATGAAGTTGAAAATGAAAAACATAACGTTGTAGGAGTAAAAGATCCGATAATTGAAGCACTTCTTCTGGCAAAGATGAGTTTAGCCAAAGAAAGCAGGATAAATTTTAAGGTAGATGAAAAAACGAAATTAGATAAAAATCATGACAATATAGATACCAATGATCTGGTTGTAATAATAGGGAACCTATTGGAAAATGCCAGAGAAGCCTGTGAAAAAAGTGTAGAGAAGAACATACAGGTCAGTTTTTTTGAAGATGAGAGTAAATTAAGAATAGAGGTTACAGACAGCGGTCGAAGTATAGATACCAATGAGATGGAAAAAATATTTAATGTAGGTTATTCCTCCAAGGGTGAGGGCCGAGGCTCTGGACTGGCACTTATTAAAAATCTTGTTGAGGTATATAAGGGGAGCCTGAATATTAAGAGTCGAAAAAATAGTAAAACATTTTGTGTGGAACTAAGTAAGGAGGGGAAGTTATGA
- a CDS encoding response regulator, with protein MIDVVIIEDDPMVSMITEKIINSVGEFRVVKTFKEGKKAIKYLEQNHVELIILDMFLPDTNGLVTLETIRKKKIGVEVIFLTASNNTVEIERAFKLGAIDYLIKPFDFNRLKDSLGRYLNKKSNILGKEVLSQGEVDKLFLRNKTKGSSVKGISEKTLKKIMDVLLLDPSKEWSSKEISDILNTSTVTVKKYLDHLMELGRVENSIYYGSVGRPEYKYKVIL; from the coding sequence ATGATAGATGTAGTTATTATAGAAGATGATCCCATGGTAAGTATGATAACGGAGAAGATAATAAATTCTGTAGGAGAATTTCGTGTAGTAAAAACTTTTAAAGAGGGGAAAAAAGCCATTAAATATTTGGAACAAAATCATGTGGAACTGATAATATTGGATATGTTTTTACCCGATACCAATGGTTTAGTAACTTTAGAAACTATAAGAAAGAAAAAAATTGGTGTGGAAGTTATTTTCCTCACAGCTTCAAATAATACTGTGGAGATAGAGAGAGCATTTAAATTAGGAGCTATAGATTACCTCATAAAACCCTTTGATTTTAATAGATTAAAGGATTCTTTGGGAAGGTATTTAAATAAAAAATCAAATATTTTAGGAAAGGAAGTTTTAAGCCAAGGTGAGGTAGATAAATTATTTTTAAGGAATAAAACTAAGGGGAGCAGTGTCAAAGGGATTAGTGAAAAAACTTTGAAAAAAATAATGGATGTATTATTATTGGATCCATCCAAGGAGTGGTCCTCTAAGGAGATTTCCGATATTTTAAATACAAGTACAGTAACAGTAAAAAAATATTTGGATCACCTTATGGAGTTAGGAAGGGTAGAAAATTCAATCTACTACGGTAGTGTAGGTCGTCCTGAATATAAGTATAAGGTAATACTGTAA
- a CDS encoding 2-hydroxycarboxylate transporter family protein produces MKTAVLSKDKVQKKFKLLGLEMKYFIPITAVVLGAAFTGALPKGMEGVIPFLLIMGVLLNEIGNRTPIIKDYFGGGPIVAIFAAAALVTYNVLPETVVSSSATFMKSGGFLNFYIAALITGSILGMDTKLLIKAGLKYLPVIIGGVFVSILMTGTVGALMGYGFTNAVFYIAIPIMGGGMGAGAVPLAQIFGKAMEQDPTKLLSIMVPAVALGNAVAIVCAGILNKLGKKHKKFSGDGKLLKGQDDVGIEEEKELKVDYASLGKGLLIATSFYVLGKLLGKYIPLHPYALMILSVAFAKLTGILKREHEEAATTWFQFVMKNFTLALLVGIGIAYTDLGAVISAFSLTYLLLVVTTIVGAMIGTAIVGRMLGFYMIEGTITAGLCMANMGGTGDIAVLSAANRMELLPFSQISSRIGGAFMLILTSLLINLFV; encoded by the coding sequence ATGAAAACAGCAGTTTTGTCTAAGGATAAGGTACAGAAAAAATTTAAATTATTAGGTTTGGAGATGAAATATTTTATACCTATAACAGCAGTAGTATTAGGTGCAGCATTTACAGGAGCACTGCCAAAAGGGATGGAAGGTGTGATACCTTTTTTACTGATAATGGGAGTATTATTAAATGAAATAGGTAACAGGACACCTATTATAAAAGATTATTTTGGTGGTGGACCTATAGTAGCTATATTTGCAGCAGCAGCATTGGTTACATATAATGTTTTACCGGAAACAGTAGTTAGTTCTTCTGCAACGTTTATGAAAAGTGGAGGATTTTTAAATTTTTATATAGCTGCCCTTATAACAGGTAGTATATTAGGTATGGACACGAAACTATTGATAAAGGCTGGATTAAAATATCTTCCAGTAATAATAGGTGGAGTATTTGTATCGATCTTAATGACTGGAACAGTAGGAGCATTGATGGGTTATGGATTCACCAATGCAGTGTTTTATATAGCTATCCCAATAATGGGTGGTGGAATGGGAGCAGGAGCTGTACCACTGGCTCAAATTTTTGGTAAAGCTATGGAGCAGGATCCCACTAAGCTTCTTTCTATAATGGTTCCAGCAGTAGCATTAGGTAATGCAGTAGCAATAGTTTGCGCAGGAATATTGAATAAATTAGGAAAAAAACATAAGAAATTTTCAGGTGACGGGAAATTATTAAAGGGACAGGATGACGTAGGTATTGAAGAGGAAAAAGAGTTAAAGGTAGACTATGCATCTCTAGGAAAAGGTCTGTTGATAGCCACATCATTCTATGTATTAGGAAAGCTTTTAGGAAAATATATACCACTGCATCCATATGCACTTATGATCTTATCGGTAGCTTTTGCTAAGTTGACAGGTATTTTAAAAAGAGAGCATGAGGAAGCAGCAACAACATGGTTTCAATTTGTAATGAAAAATTTTACACTGGCACTATTAGTAGGGATCGGGATAGCGTACACAGATTTAGGAGCAGTAATCAGTGCATTTAGTTTAACTTATCTATTGTTGGTAGTTACAACTATAGTAGGTGCTATGATAGGGACTGCAATAGTTGGTCGTATGTTAGGATTCTACATGATCGAAGGAACTATAACAGCAGGATTATGTATGGCAAACATGGGTGGTACAGGAGATATCGCAGTATTATCAGCTGCTAATAGAATGGAATTGTTGCCATTTTCACAGATATCATCTAGGATTGGAGGGGCATTTATGCTCATCCTGACATCATTACTTATAAATTTATTTGTTTAA
- a CDS encoding IS3 family transposase, translating to MLCSIDENPFKITNIEKYQIIDSLKKVYTIEKLASLLNITSRAYRKWISKGKPIANNFNDDHAELILVEHLNNFEVYGTLRLKYHLLKKLNVNFNHKKILRYKNILNLKTITRKKKSISRRIQVKRNKSYMAENLLNCNFKAEKPRSKYSTDVSYINCSDGRLYLSAIKDLYSKQIISYDLSNKNDTDLIINTLKGVNLRGSILHSDQGSLYHSWSYRNHLEKNECLRSMSRPGACWENSPIENWFSQLKEEQLRRIGKQSKSETRKSRKKYVQWYNTERIQKDLNYQSPIQFLNSN from the coding sequence GTGCTTTGCTCAATTGATGAAAATCCGTTCAAAATAACTAATATTGAAAAATATCAAATTATTGATTCTCTTAAAAAAGTTTATACTATTGAAAAATTAGCTAGTTTATTAAATATAACTTCTAGAGCTTATAGAAAATGGATTTCAAAGGGAAAACCTATAGCTAATAATTTTAATGACGACCACGCGGAATTAATATTAGTTGAGCATTTAAACAATTTTGAAGTCTATGGCACGCTGAGGCTTAAATACCATTTGTTGAAAAAACTTAATGTAAATTTTAACCATAAGAAGATCTTAAGATATAAAAATATCTTAAATTTAAAAACAATCACGCGCAAAAAGAAATCTATAAGTAGAAGAATTCAAGTTAAAAGAAATAAGTCTTATATGGCTGAAAATCTTTTAAACTGTAACTTTAAAGCAGAAAAACCCCGTAGTAAATATTCAACAGATGTTAGTTATATAAATTGTTCTGATGGTAGGTTATACCTTTCAGCTATAAAAGATTTGTATTCTAAGCAAATTATCTCATATGATTTATCTAATAAAAATGACACCGATCTTATAATAAACACTTTAAAGGGAGTTAACCTTAGGGGGAGCATTCTCCATTCCGATCAGGGGTCATTATATCATAGCTGGAGTTATAGGAATCACTTAGAAAAGAATGAGTGTTTAAGGAGTATGTCGCGCCCAGGTGCATGTTGGGAAAACTCCCCAATAGAAAATTGGTTTTCCCAATTAAAAGAAGAACAATTACGAAGGATAGGAAAGCAGTCTAAATCTGAGACAAGAAAAAGTAGAAAAAAATACGTTCAGTGGTACAACACTGAACGCATTCAAAAAGATTTAAACTACCAATCACCTATTCAATTTTTAAATTCGAATTAG